Genomic window ([Empedobacter] haloabium):
CTAATAGGAAATTCCCATATCTGTCCATAAGCGAACGATATAAGACGGGCGTCAGGCCGGCACGCCGGCATCCAGCGGCGCCAGGCCATGGGCGGCACGCGCCTTGTCACACTCGGGCGTGCCCATCTCGAACTCCCGGCAGGTGGTCGAGCGCAACGGGTAAATGGTGCAGCCGACGCGACGGCCGATGTGGCCGTCGAGCGCGACGCAGCGCGCCGGGGCGCGTTCCGTGCCGCGCATGGCGCTGTGGTAGGGTGTGATGGGAATCGTCAGGTGCTGCGGCACGCTGCCGCCGGGGTGCGCATCGCTTTCGCCCCAGTAGAAGGAAACACGGAAATGCGCGCAGCAAGCGCCGCACGCCTGGCAGTGATCGGTCGCGGACACTTCTGGCCTCGGTACGTGGAAGCCCATTATGATAGCAGCGCGATAACGATTTGAGGAGCAGGATGGCGCCAATGACCCGTATCGGCCGCGTGCCGCGCGCGGCGGACTTCCCGCCCGGGACACGCTTCGTCATCAAGGACTTCGACGTGCCGCTGGCCTGCGTGCCGGGGCCGGGCGGGGTCGCGTGGGTCAACTGGTTCGGCGGCGTGGCGCGGCCCTACGACGCCGGCCGGCTCAGGGTGGACAACAACTGGCCGGCCGGCTCCTTCGACGAGTGGGCCGCGCTGGTCGCGGACTCGCTGGCGTAAGGCGCGGCCGCTCTACGCCTGCACCACGTTGCGCTCGATCGCCTCGCTATGCACGATGATCTTCTCGGCGTCGGCCTGCAGCAGGCGGATGCGCCGCTGCACGACGGGCCAGCCTGGCCAGGCTACGGAGCCCGCATCCGCTACGTGCGCCGGCGTGGCGCTGGCGGTCTCCGGCAGCGCGACCTTGACGCCATGCCGCGCCAGCGCGGCCGTCAGCGTGCGGCTGACCTGGGCATGGCTGGTTGCCAGCATCGCGTTGACCTCGCGTGCGGGAATATCCTTCACGTGGCGGCGCAGGATCGCCCGCAACGCCGCCACGTGCGCCACCAGCAGGTAGTTCTGCACGATGAACAGGTTGATGTCCTCCACCGCACGCTGCTTGCTGGTCGGCTCGTCCAGCATGCGCACCAGCGCGGCCGAGAGGCCGGCCAGGCTGTCCATCAGGCCCTTGCGCTGGATGCGGTAGGGGAAGTCGTTGCGGCACTTGCCCTGCAGCAGATCGAAGCTGGCCTCCATGTAGCGCAGGTTCGCGGCCAGCACCTGCTGGATCAGTTTCGGTAACGTCTGGTACTCCCAGCTGGCCAGCACGAAGCTGAACACCGTGGCGATAGCCGCGCCGATGAAAGTGTCGATCAGGCGCTCCGTGATGACGTTGTCGCTACCGCCGGCCGCCATGTGCATCTGCAGGAGGATCATGATCGACACCGCAATGGCCGTGTAGCGGTAGCGCAGGTAGACGAAGGTCGGCGTGGCGACCGTGGCGATGATCAGCGCCGTCAGGGTCACGGCCGGGTGATCGAACCATTTCAGAATGACGGCCGTGATGACGCAGCCGATCACGGTGCCGATGATGCGGTCGCCGCGGCGCTGCTTCGTCATCGAGAAGCTGGGCCGCAGGATGATCACGATCGTCAGGATGATCCAGTAACTGTGCGCCGCGTAAGGCAGCAGGGTGCCGATCGCCAGGCCCACGGCGATCGCCATCGCCACGCGCAGCGAGAAGCGGAAGATCGGCGAGTCCATGCGGAAGTGCGACAGCATCACCTGCAGCTCGTACTTCTGCTGCGACAGGAAGGGCTGCATGTCGGCGTCGATCCAGAACGGTGTGCTGTCGTAGGCCTTCTGGCTGGCCACGTGCAGCTCGCCAATCATGTTGATGATGGCGCGTACCTTGTTGCGCTGGGCGCGCAGCACGGCCAGCGCTTCCTGCCGCGGCTTGCCGGCGTCGATCTGACGCTGCAGGTTGACCAGCTCCGCCTCGATGGCCTCCAGCTCGGGCGCGTAGCTGATGGCGGCGTACGAGGGACGCTTGCGGTTGACGTCGAAGCCCACCGACTCGATGTCGCGCGCCGCCTTGAACGCCAGGTCGTGCAGCGACTTCAGGGCGGGCGAGTCGACCAGGTGCACGCGCAGCTGCGCATAGTCCGTGTGGGTGGAGAGGATCAATTCGTACAGGTCCAGCATGCACACGTGCACCTGCACGACGATGGCGTCCTTGCGGTTCTGGTGGGCGCGCAGGATCAGGTCGCGCGACGCCTGCTGGCGGTCCGCCAGCAGCGCCTGGTGGCGCACCAGCTTGTTGAACTGCTCCGTCAGGTTGTAGCGGGTGTCGTAGAAGTCGGCCTTGATGTCGATATACGCGGCCAGTTCGAACAGCGCCTCGGCCAGCACCTGCTGCTTGATGCGGTGGCGCAGCAGGTACGAGACGCCCATCGCATAGGCCAGGTAGGCCAGGCCGCCCAAGGTGAACAGCCCCACGTGCGTGAGCGCCTGCCAGGGCGTCAGGTGGTGTTCCATCGACATCGTCATGATGAACAGCGTCGCCAGCTGCAGCGGCATCGACTTCTTGCCGTAGACGACCATCATGCTGGCAAAAAAACTGAGCAGCACCAGCACCACGATCAGCAGCGGGAAGTAGGGCGCGCACAGGCTGACCAGCAAGGTGACGAAGCTGCACAGCAGCACCGAGGCCAGCATCTCGTTGAACTTGTGGCGCAGTGGGCTGGGCAAGTCCATCAGCGCGGTGCACAGCGCGCCGATGCCGACCGACATGGCCGTGGCCATGTCGGACACGGCCAGGGTCAGCCAGATGATGCCGATCAGGCCCGCGCCGAAGCGCAGGCCCAGGTGGAAGTAATGACTGTAAAAGAACGTGCGCGGGTTTAAGGCATAGTGCATCGGCTGATGCAGGTTGTCGCGTGACCCGGTCATCTCACGCGATCGCCAGGACCGGATAACGGCGCCACTCCGGCTCGGCGTGGCGGGCGCAGTGGTGCAGGATGAAGTGCAGCACGGCGTCCTGGTTGGACAGCTGGTCCGGGTTGGCGTCCTTCCAGGCGTCGAACTGTTCCTGCAGGCCCGGCTCGCTGCGCAGCAGCTCGACCGCCAGGTCCTCGAAGACATAATCGGAGATGGCTTCTTTCCGTTCCAGCACCGAATTGAAGAAGCCCCAGCGGAAGAAGCTGTCGTGGCCCTGCGGCTCCAAGGTCTCGATGGCGTAGCGGGCGTTGTCCTGGTCCAGCGGGATGTACCAGTCGCCGGCCGCCAGCGTGAACGTGCCGCTGCGCTTCTCGACCTGCACGTCGTCATGGAACATATGGCCTTCGTAGGCCGTGGCGCGCGTGGACAGCTCGCCGATCTGGTAGTACTGCGCCGTCACGGTGGTCGGCGCCTCGATGCGCGTCATCGCCACGCCGTTCCATTGCAGCCGCTCGACCACTTCGCGCCAGGCCTGCGGCACCACGTACGCCTTCGGCACGGTGACGACCGTATCGGCCATGAAGTTGCTGTAGTACGGGATGTCCTTTTCGTACGGCTGGCTGCGGTCGTACGACAGGCGCGTGTAGTTCCCCAGCACGCTCGGGTGGCGGCACGCCGCGTAGCCCTTGAAGCGGAACGTGGTGGGATTGGCTTCGTCCAGCTTCCAGGTGACGGCCCACTGCTTCTGGCGGCGCTGCTCGGCCTTGGCCTGGGCGCGCAGCGCGCGGATCTGCGCGCCGTGCGCGATCGTGAACTCGCGCGTCACGTCCAGCAGGGTGCGCATCGATTCGTAGCGGTCGCGGTAGGGCTTCAGCATGTGCGTCTCCGGCATGAAGCCGATGATGTTGTGCAGGGCCGTGAAGCCGGTCGAGAAGCGCGGCACTTCCAGGAACTCGACGATGCCGTCGTCCGGCGTCTCCTGGATCGGATTGACGTACGGGCAGGTCGGCCAGCCGCGCGCCGCCATCTCCTTGAAGATGTGCGGCAGCATGGTCGAGCGCAGGAAGGGGCCCAGGCCGCTGCCCAGCTTGTCCGCCTGCGTGTGGATCAGGGTCATCGTGTACGTGTAGTCGGCGCCGTTGGACGTGTGCGTGTCGACCATCACGTCCGGGTCCCAGGCCGTGATCAGCTGGTTGAAGAAGCGCGCGTTGAGGGTGTCGCACTTGACGAAGTCGCGGTTCAGGTCCAGGTGCCGGCTGTTGCCGCGGAAGCCGAACAGCTCGGGGCCATCCTGGTTCGGGCGCGACGTGCTGGCGCGGTTCAGGCAGCCGTCCACGTTGTAGACCGGGACGAACAGCAGCACCGTGTCGCCCAGCGCCGCCAGCCTGGCCGGGTCGAAGCACAGGTCGCGCACGATGGCCATGCAGGCGTCAATGCCTTCCGGCTCGCCCGGGTGGATGCCGTTGTTGTTGAAGAAGACCGTGCGGCCCGCGCGCTTGATCGCTTCGCGGTCGAACACACCGTCCGCGCTGACGATGCCCACGTGCAGAGGAATGCCGCCATCCGAGACACCGGCCTGCTCGAACTTCAATACGCTGGGGAAGCGCCGTGCCAGCGTTTCGTAAAAGGCGATGCAATCGGCCCACAGCGTGGTCTGGTTCTGGTTGCCCTGTTCATAGGGCGTGAGCATTGTTGGGTGCGCGTTTGGGTGCGAGTCTGGGTACATGAGCTGGATCTCAGGATCAAGGAAGGGGGACATCTCGCCGGGTAGGCGGTCAGGGCACGATTGTAGCATTGGAGCATCACCGGCCCGCGGGCCGAACCGTCCGGAAACGTGCTGCCGGCCGCGGCCGGCACGTGGTATTAGTGACGCTTTCCACGGTACGCGGGAGGCCAGATGAAACGCTTGATTTTCGTGATCAACACCGTGCTGGCGCTGGTCGTGGCGCCCTTGGCGCTGGCCCAGGCAGAGCAGGCGCCGCCGCGTCACACCCTGGCGCTGCCCACCGCGATCGCTCCGGCCACGGCGGAGGACTCGGTCCAGTTCATCGGCACCGCGACGGTGCTGATCCGCTGGCAGGGCCTGACCATCATGACGGACCCGAATTTCCTGCACAAGGGCGACCACGCGCACCTGGGCTATGGGCTGACATCGGAACGGCTGACCAATCCCGCCATCGAATTCGGCGCGCTGCCGCCGATCGACCTGGTGCTGCTGTCGCACCTGCACGACGACCATTTCGACCGCACCGTGCAGGAAAAGCTGAACCGCGACATCCCCATCGTCACCACCCCGACGGCGGCGCGCCAGCTGCGCAATATGGGCTTTCGCAAGGCGCTCGGCCTGGAAACGTGGGAAGCGCTGCAGGTGACAAAGGGCGCGGCCACGTTACGCGTGACGGCCATGCCGGGCCGGCATGGACCGCTGGCCGTGGTGCCGTTCCTGCCCACCGTGATGGGCACGATGCTCGACTTCGGCGGCAACGGGGCGCGCTACCGCATGTACGTCAGCGGCGACACGATGGTGTACGACGACATCGAGGACATCCCGCGCCGCTACCCGGGCATCGACCTGGCGCTGCTGCACCTGGGTGGCACGCGCCTGCTGGGCCTCGTGACCGTGACGATGGATGCGAGGGAAGGCGTGAAAATGCTGCGCCTGATCGCGCCGCAGCGCGCCATTCCCATCCACTACAACGACTACACGGTATTCAAGTCGCCGCTGTCGGACTTCCAGCAGGCCGTCGAGGAGGCGGGGTTGGCGGACAAGGTCAGTTACCTCAAGCATGGTGAGTCGTACCGCATCGAGCCGCGCAAGTAGCCGGCCTGCACGCGGCGGCAAAGGGGACTAAGATGGGCATCGTTATCATCCAACGCAAGGAGCCCTCATGAGCAATTCCATCCTCGACATCCCGCTGCAGCGCATCGACGGCAGTGCCGACACGCTGGCCAGTCACCGCGGCAAGGTGCTGCTGGTCGTCAACGTGGCGTCGAAGTGCGGCCTGACGCCGCAGTACGAAGGCCTGGAAAAACTGTACCGCGACAAGCGCGCGCAGGGCCTGGAAGTGCTGGGCTTCCCCGCCAATAACTTCAAGCAGCAGGAGCCGGGCACGGATGCGGAGATCAGCTCGTTCTGCTCGCTCAACTACGACGTCACGTTCCCGCTGTACTCGAAGATCTCGGTGGTGGGCGCGGACCAGCATCCGCTCTACACGGCGCTGACGGCCGCGCGTCCGGTGGCCGAAGGCGACGGCCCGTTCCGCGAGAAGCTGACGCAATACGGCATCCAGGCCGCCAAGCCGGACGACGTGCTGTGGAACTTCGAAAAATTCCTGATCGGGCGCGACGGCACCATCGCGGCCCGCTTCGCCCCGGACGTCACGGCGGACGATCCGCGGCTGGTTGCGGCGATCGACGCCGAGCTGGCCAAGCCGTAAAGGCTTCAGGTCGGTTTCGCGTTCGCCTGCACCCAGCGCTCGAAGGCGGCGCCAAAGGTCGTCAGCAGTTCCCTGGTCTGGTCGTTGTTGACGGTGCCGTCGTCGGCCAGCAGCTTGGCGGCGCCGCCGATGTACATTTCCGGTCCGGCCATCACGGGCGAGTTCAAGGCGACCATCGTCTGGCGCACGTGGTGGTTGGCGCCGAAGCCGCCGATGGCGCCGGGCGATTGCGACACGACAGCGGACGGTTTCTTGTCCCAGACGCTGTGGCCCCACGGGCGCGAGCCGACGTCGATGGCGTTCTTCAGCGCGCCGGGAATCGAGCGGTTGTATTCGGGCGTGACGAACAGCACGGCGTCGGCCGCGCGCAGCGTGTCGCGAAATGCCGTCCAGGCGGCGGGCGGGGTGCCGGCGTCGTCCAGGTCCTGGTTGTACAGCGGCAGCTCGCCCAGCTCGACGAATTCGCACTGCAGCGATGGCGGCAGCACCGCCGCGATGGCGTGGGCATATTTACGGGTCAGCGATTCCTTGCGCAGGCTGCCGATCAGGACAGCGACTTTCTTGGTCATGGAGATGCCTTTCAACGTGATTACAATGAAAAGCGCAATGTACTCCGTGCCGCCAAAGCATGCCGCACGCGGCGGCGCGGCATGCCGTTACCTGCGGTGGGCCGCGAACCCGGTCACGCCGGGCGCCACCGCTTCTTTCAGGGTCAGCGCCGGAATCGCGTAGTCGCCGCCGTTCTGGCGGCGAAACGGAATCGGCGGCGTGGTCCACAGCTGGTCGAGGCGACCGCCCAGCTCGGCGCAGATGGCGCCGTAGCGCGCCTCGTCGACGCGGCCGGTGCGGTGCACCACGAAGGGCGGCAGCACGTCGAAGCCGGGGTAGAACAGGATGCCGTGCTGGATCGGGAACAGCAGGTCGTCCAGCGGGCCATTGATGCCGCGCTCGCTGTAGTGCGATGCCCAGCCGCCGGTAGTCACCATCAGCATGGCACGCTTGCCGGCCAGCGTGCCCTCGCCATAGCGCTCGCCCCAGCGCTGGTCCGAGTGCTCGCCCACGCCATAGGCAAAGCCGTAGGCGTAGACCCGCTCGACCCAGCCTTTCAGGATGGCCGGCAGCGAGAACCACCACAGCGGGAACTGCAGGATGACGGCGTCGGCCCAGCGCAGCTTGTCCTGCTCGCGCGCGATGTCCGGGCTCTGGCGGCCGCCCTGGTAGGCGCGTCGCGAGTCGTCGGACGGGTCGAAACGAGCGCCGGCCGCGCCATCGAGGCTGTCGGCCGCGTCCAGCTGGGCTTTCCAACCCATCGCGTACAGGTCGGAGACCTGCACGGCATGGCCGGCCGCCTGCAAGTGGCGCACGGCGAAGTTTTTCAAAGAGCCGTTCAGCGAACGGGGCTCGGGGTGGGCGTAGACGATCAATACGTTCATGGTGGACTCCCGGTTGAGATGTCCACACGATAGGTGCAGATGGACTATATTGGAAATGAATAGTCCACATACAAGCCATTAGGATTCGCAATGCCATGACCGACCTGCGCCGTCTCGACCTGAACCTCCTGCTGACCTTGGACGTGCTGCTGGACGAGCTGAACGTGACGCGCGCCGCCGGGCGCCTGCACTATTCGCAGCCCGCCGTCAGCATTCACCTGGCGCGCCTGCGCGAGACCTTCGGCGATCCCCTGCTGCTGCCCGGGCCGCGCGGCATGCGGCCGACGGCGCGCGCCGAGGCCCTGCGCGAGCCCTTGCGCCTGGCGCTGGCGGCGTTGCAGCAGGCGGTGGCGCCGTCGGCACCGTTCGATCCTGCCGCCGCCAGCAATGCCTGGACGGTGGCGGCCACGGACTACAGCGAAACGACGGTACTGTTGCCGGCGCTGGCGGCATTGCGCGCCCAGGCGCCCGGCACGCGACTGGCCGTCGTCGAACTCAATCCCGGCCGCATCGCCCGGCAGGCCGAAGAGGGCACCATCGACCTGGCTTTTCACACGACCGAAGGCGCGCCGCCCGGCATGCGCCGGCGTGCGTTGTTCACGGAGCGCTACGTGCTGGCCGGCCGCGGCGGTCATCCGCGCCTGCGCCGCAAGCCGTCCCTGGCGCAGTTCTGCGCGCTGGAACACGTGATCGTGTCGCCCGACGGCGGCGGTTTTCATGGCGTGACGGACGAGGTGCTGGGGCAGGCCGGGCTGACGCGGCGTGTGGTGCTGTCGGTGCCGCATTTCCTGTTCGTGCGGGGCGTGTTGGAGACGACCGACCTGGTTGCGATGCTGCCCGAGCGGCTGCTGCGCGGCAGCGGTTTGCACACGGTGGCGCCACCGGTGGCAGTGCCGGGCTACGAGATGTCGATGCTGTGGGACGAGCGGGTGCACCGGGAGCCGGCGCATGCTTGGTTGCGGGAAGTGGTGGTGCGAGCCTTGAGCCAGTAGAACCCCGCAGGGACGGGCACCGACCGTCGCGTCGACGACGCCAAGGTCGGTGCCCGTCCCCGGGAGGGCTGCCTTATTCGGCGCCCATTTCCTTCAGCAGGTTGTCAGCCTTGTCGATGTGCTTCATGTTCCACAGGATGTAACGCAGGTCGACCTGGATGTCGCGCGTGTTGGCCTTGTTGAAGTCCCAGTCGGAGATGATCGAATCGAGCGTGCCGTCGAAGGCCAGGCCGATCAGTTCACCCTTGGCGTTCAGCGCGGCCGAACCCGAGTTGCCGCCGGTGATGTCCAGCGTGGCCAGGAAGTTGACCGGCACGGTCTTCAGCTTCGGATCGACGAACTTGCCGAAGTCCTTCGACTTGATGGCGGCCAGTTGCGCTTGCGGCGCGTTGAACTCGCCCTTGCCGGTGGCCTTGGCGGCGATGCCGTTGACGGTCGTGAAGGCAGTCCAGGTGGTGCCGTCGGCACCGGTCGGGCGGCCGGCGACATTGCCGTAGGTGAC
Coding sequences:
- a CDS encoding M14 family zinc carboxypeptidase; this translates as MLTPYEQGNQNQTTLWADCIAFYETLARRFPSVLKFEQAGVSDGGIPLHVGIVSADGVFDREAIKRAGRTVFFNNNGIHPGEPEGIDACMAIVRDLCFDPARLAALGDTVLLFVPVYNVDGCLNRASTSRPNQDGPELFGFRGNSRHLDLNRDFVKCDTLNARFFNQLITAWDPDVMVDTHTSNGADYTYTMTLIHTQADKLGSGLGPFLRSTMLPHIFKEMAARGWPTCPYVNPIQETPDDGIVEFLEVPRFSTGFTALHNIIGFMPETHMLKPYRDRYESMRTLLDVTREFTIAHGAQIRALRAQAKAEQRRQKQWAVTWKLDEANPTTFRFKGYAACRHPSVLGNYTRLSYDRSQPYEKDIPYYSNFMADTVVTVPKAYVVPQAWREVVERLQWNGVAMTRIEAPTTVTAQYYQIGELSTRATAYEGHMFHDDVQVEKRSGTFTLAAGDWYIPLDQDNARYAIETLEPQGHDSFFRWGFFNSVLERKEAISDYVFEDLAVELLRSEPGLQEQFDAWKDANPDQLSNQDAVLHFILHHCARHAEPEWRRYPVLAIA
- a CDS encoding MBL fold metallo-hydrolase, coding for MKRLIFVINTVLALVVAPLALAQAEQAPPRHTLALPTAIAPATAEDSVQFIGTATVLIRWQGLTIMTDPNFLHKGDHAHLGYGLTSERLTNPAIEFGALPPIDLVLLSHLHDDHFDRTVQEKLNRDIPIVTTPTAARQLRNMGFRKALGLETWEALQVTKGAATLRVTAMPGRHGPLAVVPFLPTVMGTMLDFGGNGARYRMYVSGDTMVYDDIEDIPRRYPGIDLALLHLGGTRLLGLVTVTMDAREGVKMLRLIAPQRAIPIHYNDYTVFKSPLSDFQQAVEEAGLADKVSYLKHGESYRIEPRK
- a CDS encoding glutathione peroxidase, yielding MSNSILDIPLQRIDGSADTLASHRGKVLLVVNVASKCGLTPQYEGLEKLYRDKRAQGLEVLGFPANNFKQQEPGTDAEISSFCSLNYDVTFPLYSKISVVGADQHPLYTALTAARPVAEGDGPFREKLTQYGIQAAKPDDVLWNFEKFLIGRDGTIAARFAPDVTADDPRLVAAIDAELAKP
- a CDS encoding LysR family transcriptional regulator, yielding MTDLRRLDLNLLLTLDVLLDELNVTRAAGRLHYSQPAVSIHLARLRETFGDPLLLPGPRGMRPTARAEALREPLRLALAALQQAVAPSAPFDPAAASNAWTVAATDYSETTVLLPALAALRAQAPGTRLAVVELNPGRIARQAEEGTIDLAFHTTEGAPPGMRRRALFTERYVLAGRGGHPRLRRKPSLAQFCALEHVIVSPDGGGFHGVTDEVLGQAGLTRRVVLSVPHFLFVRGVLETTDLVAMLPERLLRGSGLHTVAPPVAVPGYEMSMLWDERVHREPAHAWLREVVVRALSQ
- a CDS encoding NADPH-dependent FMN reductase, encoding MSMTKKVAVLIGSLRKESLTRKYAHAIAAVLPPSLQCEFVELGELPLYNQDLDDAGTPPAAWTAFRDTLRAADAVLFVTPEYNRSIPGALKNAIDVGSRPWGHSVWDKKPSAVVSQSPGAIGGFGANHHVRQTMVALNSPVMAGPEMYIGGAAKLLADDGTVNNDQTRELLTTFGAAFERWVQANAKPT
- a CDS encoding FUSC family membrane protein, yielding MHYALNPRTFFYSHYFHLGLRFGAGLIGIIWLTLAVSDMATAMSVGIGALCTALMDLPSPLRHKFNEMLASVLLCSFVTLLVSLCAPYFPLLIVVLVLLSFFASMMVVYGKKSMPLQLATLFIMTMSMEHHLTPWQALTHVGLFTLGGLAYLAYAMGVSYLLRHRIKQQVLAEALFELAAYIDIKADFYDTRYNLTEQFNKLVRHQALLADRQQASRDLILRAHQNRKDAIVVQVHVCMLDLYELILSTHTDYAQLRVHLVDSPALKSLHDLAFKAARDIESVGFDVNRKRPSYAAISYAPELEAIEAELVNLQRQIDAGKPRQEALAVLRAQRNKVRAIINMIGELHVASQKAYDSTPFWIDADMQPFLSQQKYELQVMLSHFRMDSPIFRFSLRVAMAIAVGLAIGTLLPYAAHSYWIILTIVIILRPSFSMTKQRRGDRIIGTVIGCVITAVILKWFDHPAVTLTALIIATVATPTFVYLRYRYTAIAVSIMILLQMHMAAGGSDNVITERLIDTFIGAAIATVFSFVLASWEYQTLPKLIQQVLAANLRYMEASFDLLQGKCRNDFPYRIQRKGLMDSLAGLSAALVRMLDEPTSKQRAVEDINLFIVQNYLLVAHVAALRAILRRHVKDIPAREVNAMLATSHAQVSRTLTAALARHGVKVALPETASATPAHVADAGSVAWPGWPVVQRRIRLLQADAEKIIVHSEAIERNVVQA
- a CDS encoding YkgJ family cysteine cluster protein; its protein translation is MSATDHCQACGACCAHFRVSFYWGESDAHPGGSVPQHLTIPITPYHSAMRGTERAPARCVALDGHIGRRVGCTIYPLRSTTCREFEMGTPECDKARAAHGLAPLDAGVPA
- a CDS encoding NAD(P)H-dependent oxidoreductase, which codes for MNVLIVYAHPEPRSLNGSLKNFAVRHLQAAGHAVQVSDLYAMGWKAQLDAADSLDGAAGARFDPSDDSRRAYQGGRQSPDIAREQDKLRWADAVILQFPLWWFSLPAILKGWVERVYAYGFAYGVGEHSDQRWGERYGEGTLAGKRAMLMVTTGGWASHYSERGINGPLDDLLFPIQHGILFYPGFDVLPPFVVHRTGRVDEARYGAICAELGGRLDQLWTTPPIPFRRQNGGDYAIPALTLKEAVAPGVTGFAAHRR